The DNA sequence GCCTGCGTGGCGATCTCCTCCAGATGGTTTTCAGTGATGCCATGACTGCCCAAAGTGGGGATGCCGAGACGCTGAGAGAGGTCCTGCAAAAAGTCTGTCGCCTGATCGGGCGTAGCGGCTTCATCGTTCAACAGCAGGCGGGCGACGGTTTCAAACCGGGTACGTGCAGCCGGGTGCGCACCGTTTTGGATGACCGCCCAATTCGCTGCCCAAACTGGTGGTAGGAGGGCTGCACAGACCGCCCCGTGGGCTGCCTTGAAACTGCCGCCGATGGGCGCGGCAAAGCCATGCACGGCGCCCAATCCCGCATTGGCCAAGGCCATACCACTGTAAACGGCGGCCAGCGCCAGGTCCTCCCGCGCTTCCAGATTGTGGCCAGCGGTCACGGCTTTTTCCAGGGAGCGCACCGCCCGGCGGATGCCATCCACACAGAGGGCATCCGTCAGCGGCTGGGCCTTGCAGGAGACATAGGCCTCCAGGCACTGGGTCAGGGCATCCATACCGCTGGCGGCTGTGACATCCGGCGGGCAATCGCGGGCCAGTTCAGGGTCCACCAGGGCCAAAGTGGGCAGCATGGAGACATGGCGCAGGCTGGCCTTCACCCCATGCTCCGCACTGACGAGAACCGCGTTGCGGGTGACCTCGGCCCCCGTGCCGGCGGTGGTCGGTACGGCGATGAAGGGAAGGGGTTTTGCCTCTAGGGGCAGGCCTTTGCCCACCAGCTCCAGGTAATGCAGCAAATCGTGCGGCTGCCGGGCCAGGGCCGCAATTGCCTTGCCTGCATCCACCGCGCTGCCACCGCCCAGACCGATGATCACCTCGGCACCGCAACTCAGGGC is a window from the Prosthecobacter dejongeii genome containing:
- a CDS encoding iron-containing alcohol dehydrogenase, whose protein sequence is MTFEFATATRILFGRGTAAQLPAQTLAFGKKVLVVTGRDPQRHLPLLRQLEAAGLLVTVFPIATEPTVDDARRGAASALSCGAEVIIGLGGGSAVDAGKAIAALARQPHDLLHYLELVGKGLPLEAKPLPFIAVPTTAGTGAEVTRNAVLVSAEHGVKASLRHVSMLPTLALVDPELARDCPPDVTAASGMDALTQCLEAYVSCKAQPLTDALCVDGIRRAVRSLEKAVTAGHNLEAREDLALAAVYSGMALANAGLGAVHGFAAPIGGSFKAAHGAVCAALLPPVWAANWAVIQNGAHPAARTRFETVARLLLNDEAATPDQATDFLQDLSQRLGIPTLGSHGITENHLEEIATQAAKASSMKGNPVPLTHDELLEILRAAL